The following proteins come from a genomic window of Crassostrea angulata isolate pt1a10 chromosome 1, ASM2561291v2, whole genome shotgun sequence:
- the LOC128168798 gene encoding mRNA turnover protein 4 homolog, with the protein MPKSKRDKKVSLTQTKKKGLEFKQKIIEDVQTCCDKYKHIFLFSVHNMRNTHLKEVRQSWSGSRFYFGKNKVMALALGRTQEDEYKDNLHKLSNQLRGQSGLLFTNKSKKEVLSYFDNYRVADFARSGNVCQQTVMLDEGPIPEFSHSMEPQLRQLGLPTCLQKGVVTLLKNHTVCEQGNILTPEQARILKLFGYKMAEFFVTIEGMWSSNGKWEAIADRPEPIVPPKVTIKAKPRDEADEDGMEDDEEEEASDEEGT; encoded by the exons TTTCTTTAacacaaacaaagaaaaaaggACTGGAATTTAAACAGAAGATAATCGAAGAT GTCCAGACATGCTGTGATAAATACAAGCACATATTCTTGTTCTCGGTACACAACATGAGGAACACGCACCTGAAGGAGGTTCGGCAGTCCTGGTCAGGAAGTCG ATTTTACTTTGGGAAGAACAAAGTTATGGCCCTTGCATTAGGAAGGACACAAGAAGATGAATACAAAGATAACTTACATAAGCTCAGCAATCAGCTGAGAGGGCAGTCAGGACTGCTGTTTACCAACAAATCAAAGAAAGAAGTCCTCAG TTACTTTGACAATTATCGGGTAGCAGACTTTGCTAGATCTGGAAATGTATGTCAACAGACGGTAATGTTAGATGAGGGACCTATCCCAGAATTCTCTCACTCCATGGAACCACAGCTCCGACAACTGGGTCTCCCAACTTGTCTACAAAAAG GAGTTGTAACACTACTCAAGAACCACACAGTGTGTGAACAAGGCAACATACTAACCCCAGAGCAGGCTAGGATATTG aAACTCTTTGGTTACAAGATGGCCGAATTTTTTGTTACAATTGAAGGCATGTGGTCTTCAAATGGGAAATGGGAGGCGATAGCAGACAGGCCAGAGCCTATTGTACCTCCCAAAGTCACCATTAAAG CTAAACCTAGAGATGAAGCAGATGAAGATGGGATGGAAGATGATGAGGAAGAGGAAGCAAGCGATGAGGAAGGGACGTGA